From one Planococcus citri chromosome 3, ihPlaCitr1.1, whole genome shotgun sequence genomic stretch:
- the Prosbeta3 gene encoding proteasome subunit beta type-3, which yields MSILAYNGGAVVAMKGKNCVAVASDKRFGIQAQTLSVNFPKIFEMSPHLFVGLPGLATDTQTVHQRLKFRQNLYELKEGRRMSPKAFTAMLSNLLYERRFGPYFIEPVVAGLDENLEPFIAAMDVIGCITQPDDFVVAGTCGSQLYGMCEVLYEPNLEPDDLFETISQALVNACDRDAVSGWGAVVHIIEKDKITIKHIKTRMD from the exons ATG TCCATTTTAGCTTATAACGGCGGGGCAGTTGTTGCcatgaaaggaaaaaattgtgtaGCAGTAGCATCAGATAAGAGATTTGGTATTCAAGCCCAAACACTTTCAGTCAATTTTCCG aaaatttttgaaatgtcccCGCATTTATTCGTTGGGTTACCTGGTTTGGCTACAGATACTCAAACTGTTCATCAACGATTGAAATTCCGTCAAAATTTGTATGAATTGAAAGAAGGACGTCGTATGTCACCTAAAGCGTTCACTGCTATGTTATCTAATTTGTTATACGAGAGAAG ATTTGGACCATATTTCATTGAACCAGTTGTGGCTGGTTTGGATGAAAATCTCGAACCGTTTATTGCAGCAATGGATGTTATCGGATGTATAACCCAACCAGATGATTTTGTTGTTGCTGGTACTTGCGGTAGTCAACTTTATGGTATGTGTGAAGTGCTGTATGAACCGAACTTGGAGCCAGATGATTTATTTGAAACTATCTCGCAAGCTTTAGTGAACGCTTGTGATCGTGATGCCGTATCTGGATGGGGAGCCGTTGTGCATATAAT
- the LOC135838908 gene encoding zinc finger protein 385B produces MAEEVPFQELEISGARTRSFKKDKISKLAENEFKCKLCDVKLGSLIQMKSHIDGSKHKKNMEAYREKKAKLKNESSSDIKLTKPASHSVNDDKPIVVKTEPKSSFYCSICGLSMNSQQQYDQHINSKKHSTKVTKLSCSIKVESND; encoded by the exons ATGGCGGAGGAGGTGCCGTTTCAAGAATTGGAAATAAGTGGTGCCAGAActcgaagtttcaaaaaagataaaatatcaaaattggcTGAAAACGAATTCAAATGCAAATTATGTGATGTTAAATTAGGATCACTTATACAGATGAAGTCACATATTGACG GAagtaaacataaaaaaaacatggaagCTTATCGTGAAAAAAAGGCTAAActcaaaa ATGAAAGTTCTTCCGACATTAAACTTACTAAACCTGCTTCACATTCTGTTAATGATGATAAACCTATCGTTGTTAAAACTGAACCTAAGAGCTCTTTTTACTGCAGCATATGTGGTCTAAGCATGAATTCTCAGCAGCAATATGATCaa catatcaattcaaaaaaacattccacCAAAGTTACCAAATTATCGTGTTCCATAAAGGTGGAAAGTAACGATTAG